Proteins from a single region of Haloplanus sp. GDY1:
- a CDS encoding DUF7344 domain-containing protein yields MAGLERDEAEGAPLLSDPVYQVLGNERRRHVLQVLAAEDDPIDIGTLAERVAGLENDRPVAEVTYDQRKSVYTGLHQNHLPMMEQVGLVRSEGGWDRIELTDRGAEIQRRIAGRDRRSAARDRLSVALAALVVGLFLGVGVVPPSMLSLVDPLYGLLVGLSLLAVGYVLMK; encoded by the coding sequence ATGGCAGGACTCGAACGGGACGAGGCCGAGGGAGCCCCGCTCCTCTCGGACCCCGTCTACCAGGTGCTCGGTAACGAGCGACGACGGCACGTCCTCCAGGTCCTGGCCGCGGAGGACGATCCGATCGACATCGGGACGCTGGCGGAACGGGTCGCGGGACTGGAGAACGACCGGCCCGTCGCGGAGGTCACGTACGACCAACGCAAGAGCGTCTACACCGGCCTCCACCAGAACCACCTCCCCATGATGGAACAGGTGGGTCTCGTGCGGTCGGAGGGCGGATGGGACCGGATCGAACTCACCGACCGCGGCGCCGAAATCCAGCGACGCATCGCCGGACGCGACCGGCGGTCGGCGGCCAGGGATCGCCTCTCGGTCGCCCTGGCCGCCCTCGTCGTCGGACTGTTCCTCGGCGTCGGGGTCGTTCCGCCGTCGATGCTCTCCCTCGTCGACCCCCTCTACGGGCTCCTCGTCGGCCTCAGCCTCCTCGCCGTGGGATACGTCTTGATGAAGTAG
- the mvk gene encoding mevalonate kinase yields the protein MTVSSAPGKVYLFGEHAVVYGEPAVPCAIERRATVTVETRDDDHVRVEASDLSLDGFTVEYAGSTGDRPDVDVPASLVDAAMGYVDAAVEQAREAADAPDAGFDITVESSIPLGAGLGSSAAVTVAGIDAATRELGRELSARELADYAYRAESAVQDGQASRADTFCSAVGGAVRVEGDDCRSIEAPDLPIVVGFDGGAGDTGELVAGVRALKEEYDFAADTVATIGDLVRIGERVLDPEADAGADDRLAELGRLMNFNHGLLESLGVSSRSLDSMVWAAREAGAHGAKLTGAGGGGCIVALDSTPETLTALRFTPGCEEAFRAELATDGVRRVE from the coding sequence ATGACGGTATCGAGTGCGCCGGGCAAAGTGTACCTCTTCGGCGAACACGCCGTCGTCTACGGCGAACCCGCCGTACCCTGTGCCATCGAGCGGCGAGCGACGGTGACCGTCGAGACGCGGGACGACGATCACGTGCGCGTCGAGGCGTCGGACCTGAGCCTCGACGGCTTCACCGTCGAGTACGCGGGGTCGACCGGCGACCGACCGGACGTCGACGTGCCGGCGTCGCTGGTGGACGCGGCGATGGGCTACGTCGACGCGGCGGTCGAACAGGCCCGCGAGGCCGCCGACGCGCCCGACGCCGGCTTCGACATCACCGTCGAGAGCTCGATCCCCCTCGGCGCGGGCCTGGGGTCGTCGGCAGCGGTGACGGTGGCGGGCATCGACGCGGCGACGCGAGAACTCGGCCGGGAGCTGTCGGCACGCGAACTCGCCGACTACGCCTACCGCGCCGAGTCCGCGGTCCAGGACGGCCAGGCGTCGCGCGCGGACACCTTCTGCTCGGCCGTGGGGGGCGCCGTCCGGGTCGAGGGCGACGACTGTCGCTCCATCGAGGCGCCGGACCTCCCCATCGTCGTCGGCTTCGACGGCGGTGCGGGCGACACGGGCGAACTCGTCGCCGGCGTCCGCGCGCTCAAGGAGGAGTACGACTTCGCGGCCGACACCGTCGCCACGATCGGGGACCTGGTGCGGATCGGCGAGCGGGTCCTCGACCCCGAGGCCGACGCGGGCGCCGACGACCGACTCGCGGAACTCGGCCGACTCATGAACTTCAACCACGGCCTGCTTGAGTCGCTCGGCGTCTCCTCGCGGTCGCTCGACAGCATGGTGTGGGCGGCCCGCGAGGCCGGCGCTCACGGCGCGAAGCTCACGGGCGCCGGGGGCGGCGGCTGTATCGTCGCGCTCGACTCCACGCCGGAGACGCTGACGGCGCTCCGGTTCACGCCGGGGTGTGAGGAGGCGTTTCGCGCCGAACTCGCGACCGACGGCGTCCGGAGGGTGGAATGA
- a CDS encoding isopentenyl phosphate kinase: MTTVLKLGGSLITEKDRRETLDDDALSAAADAIAEAETDLALVHGAGSFGHHYAEKHGVSVGQGTADAGAALEIHGSMTTLNRFVLSRLHDRDVPALPVHPLSAGARDDGATLRLPLPSTRTMLGEGFVPVSHGDVIAHEGQGATIISGDEVVARFATGLSADRVGLCSTVDGVYDADGEVIDRITSFEEVADALGESDATDVTGGMAGKVRTLLDLDVPASVFGADDLAAFLDGGEPGTRIG, translated from the coding sequence ATGACGACCGTCCTCAAACTCGGCGGGAGCCTCATCACCGAGAAGGACCGCCGCGAGACGCTCGACGACGACGCGCTCTCGGCCGCAGCCGACGCCATCGCCGAGGCGGAGACGGACCTCGCGCTCGTTCACGGCGCCGGGAGCTTCGGCCACCACTACGCCGAGAAACACGGCGTGAGCGTCGGCCAGGGAACGGCCGACGCGGGCGCCGCCCTCGAAATCCACGGCTCGATGACCACCCTGAACCGCTTCGTCCTCTCGCGTCTGCACGACCGGGACGTGCCCGCCCTCCCCGTCCACCCGCTCTCCGCGGGCGCCCGCGACGACGGGGCGACCCTCCGCCTCCCGCTTCCCTCCACCCGGACGATGCTCGGCGAGGGGTTCGTCCCCGTCTCCCACGGCGACGTGATCGCACACGAGGGCCAGGGGGCGACGATCATCTCGGGCGACGAGGTGGTGGCTCGCTTCGCGACGGGGCTTTCCGCCGACCGCGTGGGGCTCTGTTCGACCGTCGACGGCGTCTACGACGCCGACGGCGAGGTGATCGACCGGATCACGTCGTTCGAGGAGGTGGCCGACGCCCTCGGCGAGAGCGACGCCACCGACGTGACCGGCGGCATGGCCGGGAAGGTGCGCACGCTCCTCGACCTCGACGTTCCGGCGTCCGTCTTCGGCGCCGACGACCTGGCCGCGTTCCTCGACGGCGGCGAACCGGGCACGCGGATCGGCTGA
- a CDS encoding cold-shock protein, which yields MANGTVDFFNDTGGYGFIETEDADDDVFFHMEDVGGPDLEEGQELEFEIEDSPKGPRATNVVRN from the coding sequence ATGGCAAACGGAACTGTTGATTTCTTCAACGACACTGGCGGCTACGGTTTCATCGAGACTGAGGATGCTGACGACGACGTGTTCTTCCACATGGAGGACGTTGGCGGTCCGGACCTCGAAGAGGGACAGGAGCTGGAATTCGAGATCGAGGACTCCCCGAAGGGTCCGCGCGCGACCAACGTCGTCCGCAACTAA
- a CDS encoding MBL fold metallo-hydrolase — protein MHLTFLGTGSAMPLPDRAQTGLLLERGERRLLVDCGAGVLHRLAGTDAGYEAVSTVLVTHLHLDHVSDLLALLKARWLAGEAFLEVVGPRGTKALLDDLLSAFDYLDGRVDLRVREVGAHEFSVAGFDVSARETRHSVDGLAYRFADEAGDLTISGDTEAFEGLAAFADGSAVLVHDCSFPDDVDVSNHPTPSKLGDALAGHDYGRVYLTHLYPHTEGRHEEMLAAVDGRYDGDVRFARDGLRIEP, from the coding sequence ATGCACCTCACCTTCCTCGGCACCGGGAGCGCGATGCCGCTCCCCGACCGGGCCCAGACCGGCCTGTTGCTCGAACGCGGCGAGCGACGCCTCCTCGTCGACTGCGGCGCCGGCGTCCTCCACCGCCTCGCGGGCACCGACGCCGGGTACGAGGCCGTCTCGACCGTGTTGGTGACCCACCTGCATCTGGATCACGTCTCGGACCTCCTGGCGCTCCTGAAGGCGCGGTGGCTGGCCGGCGAGGCGTTCCTGGAGGTCGTCGGCCCGCGGGGGACGAAGGCGCTCCTCGACGACCTGCTCTCGGCGTTCGACTACCTGGACGGCCGGGTCGACCTCCGGGTGCGTGAGGTCGGGGCGCACGAGTTCTCGGTCGCCGGCTTCGACGTGTCGGCCCGCGAGACGCGCCACTCCGTGGACGGTCTGGCCTACCGGTTCGCGGACGAGGCGGGCGACCTGACGATCAGCGGCGACACCGAGGCCTTCGAGGGGCTGGCCGCCTTCGCGGACGGCTCCGCCGTGCTGGTCCACGACTGTTCCTTTCCCGACGACGTCGACGTGTCCAACCACCCCACGCCCTCGAAACTCGGCGACGCCCTCGCCGGACACGACTACGGCCGGGTCTACCTGACGCATCTCTACCCGCACACGGAGGGGCGCCACGAGGAGATGCTGGCGGCGGTCGACGGGCGGTACGACGGCGACGTGCGCTTCGCCCGCGACGGGTTGCGGATCGAGCCCTAG
- a CDS encoding TRAM domain-containing protein — protein sequence MTDRPVTTGETYVVAIEELGSEGDGVGYVEEFAVLVDEASLGETVRVEITDVGESYARGEVVDAEFGFT from the coding sequence ATGACCGACCGACCGGTCACGACCGGCGAGACGTACGTCGTCGCCATCGAGGAACTGGGGTCCGAGGGGGACGGCGTGGGCTACGTCGAGGAGTTCGCCGTCCTCGTCGACGAGGCGTCGCTGGGCGAGACGGTACGGGTCGAAATCACCGACGTCGGCGAGTCCTACGCCCGCGGCGAGGTTGTCGACGCCGAGTTCGGCTTCACCTGA
- the thyX gene encoding FAD-dependent thymidylate synthase has product MEVQLLEATPDPERVICTAARNDYLSEFVGDISFAEAMEGIEGETEEEKRRTLIGHLLDHGHFGPFEHPQATFAIKGVSRSCMAQITRHRHVSFDVQSMRYVSFDDVDPAEVEEGAMVVTPPSATDPDWIGRNQSSGSVDEETVAERERVFRETVRNSVESYQQLLDLGMPPEDARFVLPIGTEVNIVMSMNARMLMHVADMRAAADSQWEIREMTESVLDLAAEWCPITFEHYEKHMKGRKNRLAP; this is encoded by the coding sequence ATGGAGGTCCAACTGCTCGAAGCGACGCCCGATCCGGAGCGCGTGATCTGTACGGCGGCGCGAAACGACTACCTCTCGGAGTTCGTGGGCGACATCTCGTTCGCGGAGGCGATGGAGGGCATCGAGGGGGAGACGGAGGAGGAGAAACGGCGGACGCTGATCGGTCACCTGCTGGATCACGGCCACTTCGGGCCGTTCGAACACCCCCAGGCGACCTTCGCGATCAAGGGCGTCAGCCGGTCCTGTATGGCCCAGATCACGCGCCACCGCCACGTCAGCTTCGACGTCCAGAGCATGCGGTACGTCTCCTTCGACGACGTGGACCCCGCCGAGGTCGAGGAGGGGGCGATGGTGGTGACGCCGCCGTCGGCGACCGACCCGGACTGGATCGGTCGCAACCAGTCGAGCGGGTCCGTCGACGAGGAGACGGTCGCGGAGCGCGAACGCGTCTTCCGGGAGACGGTCCGGAACTCGGTGGAGTCCTACCAGCAACTCCTCGATCTGGGAATGCCGCCCGAGGACGCCCGCTTCGTCCTCCCCATCGGCACCGAGGTCAACATCGTCATGTCGATGAACGCCCGGATGCTGATGCACGTCGCGGACATGCGCGCCGCGGCCGACAGCCAGTGGGAGATCCGCGAGATGACCGAGTCGGTCCTCGACCTGGCCGCCGAGTGGTGTCCCATCACCTTCGAACACTACGAGAAACACATGAAGGGCCGCAAGAACCGCCTCGCGCCGTAG
- a CDS encoding MBL fold metallo-hydrolase yields the protein MTDIENLAAGVEAFTSNVFLVHGDRTVLVDAGANFDVVSELEARTDGLDAVVLTHTHRDHVGNVDAVREAFGVETWGYDPTQPAVDNELRDAVRLGDDEFTVLHTPGHKDDHVCLYAPATTVCFAGDLVFANGAFGRTDLEEGDRDALVRSIDLLLETVGPDLAALHPGHGPSVTDGAYATIERARQAARL from the coding sequence ATGACCGACATCGAGAACCTGGCGGCCGGGGTGGAGGCCTTCACCAGCAACGTCTTCCTCGTCCACGGCGACCGGACGGTCCTCGTCGACGCCGGCGCCAACTTCGACGTCGTGAGCGAACTCGAGGCCCGGACCGACGGCCTCGACGCCGTCGTCCTCACCCACACCCACCGCGACCACGTGGGCAACGTCGACGCCGTCCGCGAGGCGTTCGGCGTCGAGACGTGGGGGTACGATCCCACACAGCCAGCCGTCGACAACGAACTCCGCGACGCGGTCCGACTCGGCGACGACGAGTTCACCGTCCTCCACACGCCGGGCCACAAGGACGACCACGTCTGCCTGTACGCGCCGGCGACGACGGTCTGTTTCGCTGGCGATCTGGTGTTCGCGAACGGCGCCTTCGGGCGGACGGACCTGGAGGAGGGGGATCGGGACGCCCTGGTCCGGAGCATCGACCTGCTCTTGGAGACGGTCGGTCCCGACCTCGCGGCGCTCCATCCGGGCCACGGCCCGAGCGTCACGGACGGCGCCTACGCGACGATAGAGCGCGCGCGACAGGCGGCGCGGCTGTAG
- a CDS encoding DUF5827 family protein, whose amino-acid sequence MPRPKDAFEGIYPCEFYTPEELLDPEQMYTIDEIARLLQGLDPDADVDEGTEAVLVDWAVPWVMTNADDLVIGEPPTEDDPGYYGLRTDE is encoded by the coding sequence ATGCCCAGACCGAAGGACGCGTTCGAGGGGATCTACCCCTGCGAGTTCTACACGCCCGAGGAGTTGCTCGACCCCGAGCAGATGTACACGATCGACGAAATCGCCCGCCTGTTGCAGGGGCTGGACCCCGACGCCGACGTCGACGAGGGGACGGAGGCCGTCCTCGTCGACTGGGCGGTGCCCTGGGTGATGACGAACGCCGACGACCTCGTGATCGGCGAACCGCCGACCGAGGACGACCCCGGCTACTACGGCCTGCGGACCGACGAGTAG
- the sod gene encoding superoxide dismutase yields the protein MSYELDPLPYDYDALEPHISEQVLTWHHDTHHQGYVNGWNSAEETLEENREDGDFGSSAGAIRNVTHNGCGHILHDLFWQNMSPEGGDEPSGDLADRIEEDFGSYEAWKGEFEAAASAAGGWALLVYDSFSNQLRNVVVDKHDQGALWGSHPILALDVWEHSYYHDYGPARGDFVDNFFQVVDWEEPSARYEQAVELFE from the coding sequence ATGAGCTACGAACTCGACCCACTCCCGTACGATTACGACGCGCTGGAGCCGCACATCTCGGAGCAGGTGCTGACGTGGCACCACGACACCCACCACCAGGGCTACGTGAACGGCTGGAACAGCGCCGAGGAGACGCTCGAGGAGAACCGCGAGGACGGCGACTTCGGGTCCTCGGCGGGTGCCATCCGGAACGTCACCCACAACGGCTGTGGCCACATCCTCCACGACCTGTTCTGGCAGAACATGTCGCCGGAGGGTGGCGACGAGCCGAGCGGTGACCTCGCCGACCGCATCGAGGAGGACTTCGGCTCCTACGAGGCCTGGAAGGGCGAGTTCGAGGCCGCCGCGAGCGCCGCCGGCGGCTGGGCGCTGCTGGTGTACGACAGCTTCTCCAACCAGCTTCGCAACGTCGTGGTCGACAAGCACGACCAGGGCGCGCTCTGGGGCAGCCACCCCATCCTCGCGCTCGACGTCTGGGAGCACTCCTACTACCACGACTACGGCCCGGCCCGCGGCGACTTCGTCGACAACTTCTTCCAGGTCGTCGACTGGGAGGAGCCGAGCGCGCGCTACGAGCAGGCCGTCGAGCTGTTCGAGTAG
- a CDS encoding DJ-1/PfpI family protein gives MTTVAILVYDGFDELDAVGPFEAFEMAADEGAPLDASLVTLDEQPTVRAAHGLRIDPDGTLSLAQPPDLLVVPGGGWNDRRPEGAWAEAERGTLPDALARVHDAGGTLAAVCTGGMLLARAGLLDGRPAVTHRGALDDLRATDADVVDARVVDDGDVLTAGGITSGLDLALHLIERFVDAETAGRVAEGLEYDRRGEVWVS, from the coding sequence ATGACGACCGTCGCGATACTCGTCTACGATGGCTTCGACGAACTGGACGCGGTGGGGCCCTTCGAGGCCTTCGAGATGGCGGCCGACGAGGGCGCGCCACTCGACGCGTCGCTCGTGACCCTCGACGAGCAGCCGACGGTGAGGGCGGCCCACGGCCTCCGGATCGACCCGGACGGCACCCTCTCACTCGCCCAGCCGCCGGACCTGCTCGTCGTCCCGGGCGGCGGGTGGAACGACCGGCGGCCCGAGGGCGCGTGGGCGGAGGCGGAACGGGGCACCCTCCCCGACGCGCTGGCCCGGGTCCACGACGCGGGCGGGACGCTCGCGGCGGTCTGCACCGGCGGCATGCTCCTCGCCCGTGCCGGTCTCCTCGACGGCCGGCCGGCGGTCACCCACCGTGGCGCCCTCGACGACCTGCGGGCGACGGACGCCGACGTGGTCGACGCGCGCGTCGTCGACGACGGCGACGTGCTGACCGCGGGGGGCATCACGTCGGGGCTGGACCTGGCGCTCCACCTGATCGAGCGGTTCGTGGACGCGGAGACGGCCGGGAGAGTGGCGGAGGGACTGGAGTACGACCGTCGAGGCGAGGTGTGGGTGTCGTGA
- a CDS encoding HD domain-containing protein: MATIKDSVHDHIEVTGVAEALLDTPAMQRLRRIRQLGTVSLVYPSANHTRFEHSLGVYHLASEALDHLGVAGTTAERVRAAALLHDVGHPPFSHNVERLLYRHTGKLHDDVADLIAGGRVGAVLREHDLDPDAVADLVAGEGRYGQLVSGELDVDRMDYLVRDAHHTGVPYGTIDHGRLVRELTFQDDELVIAEGNVQTAESLLLARALMNPTVYQHHVARIGKAMLRRATERLIEDAGYDAETVRRWDDADLLVALRRTDATADLADRLSTRDLYKRAVWAELDDVPESLLEADHDRIGDLEREVATAADVDPDAVVIDVPPPPEMRESSSRVVVNGEIRRLDRQSPLVSALRTAGRNQWRLGVYAPPGAVDRVGRTAARTLGLDIDGALVSEVRRGLDATLDEFG; encoded by the coding sequence ATGGCGACGATCAAGGACAGCGTTCACGACCACATCGAGGTGACGGGCGTCGCCGAGGCGCTCCTCGACACGCCGGCGATGCAGCGACTCCGGCGGATCCGCCAGCTCGGAACCGTCTCGCTCGTCTACCCGTCGGCCAACCACACCCGCTTCGAGCACAGCCTCGGCGTCTACCACCTCGCCTCGGAGGCGCTCGATCACCTCGGCGTCGCGGGGACGACCGCCGAACGCGTCCGCGCCGCCGCCCTCCTGCACGACGTGGGCCATCCCCCCTTCAGCCACAACGTCGAGCGACTCCTCTATCGCCACACGGGGAAGCTCCACGACGACGTGGCCGACCTCATCGCGGGCGGACGGGTGGGCGCCGTCCTCCGGGAACACGACCTCGATCCGGACGCCGTCGCGGACCTCGTGGCCGGCGAGGGGCGGTACGGCCAGCTCGTCTCGGGCGAGCTCGACGTCGACCGGATGGACTACCTCGTCCGCGACGCCCACCACACGGGTGTGCCGTACGGCACCATCGACCACGGGCGACTGGTTCGGGAGCTCACATTCCAGGACGACGAACTCGTCATCGCGGAGGGGAACGTCCAGACCGCGGAGAGCCTGCTCCTCGCCCGGGCACTGATGAACCCGACGGTGTACCAACACCACGTCGCCCGCATCGGCAAGGCGATGCTCCGGCGGGCGACCGAACGGCTGATCGAGGACGCCGGCTACGACGCCGAGACGGTGCGTCGGTGGGACGACGCCGACCTGCTGGTCGCGCTCCGCCGGACGGACGCCACCGCCGACCTGGCCGACCGCCTCTCGACCCGCGACCTCTACAAGCGGGCGGTGTGGGCCGAACTCGACGACGTGCCCGAGTCGCTGCTGGAGGCGGATCACGACCGCATCGGTGACCTCGAACGCGAGGTGGCGACCGCGGCGGACGTAGACCCCGACGCCGTCGTCATCGACGTCCCGCCGCCGCCGGAGATGCGGGAGTCGTCGTCCCGGGTCGTCGTCAACGGCGAGATCCGACGGCTCGACCGGCAGTCGCCGCTGGTGTCCGCGCTCCGGACCGCCGGCCGCAACCAGTGGCGACTCGGCGTCTACGCCCCACCCGGCGCCGTCGACCGCGTGGGCCGGACGGCGGCCCGGACGCTCGGTCTCGACATCGACGGCGCCCTCGTCTCGGAGGTGCGCCGCGGACTCGACGCCACGCTCGACGAGTTCGGGTAG
- a CDS encoding amidohydrolase family protein, which produces MQIEGTVLRGREFEPVEGRVVVEDGDVVAVEEGETESDAVVCPAFVNAHTHIGDSIAKEAGAGLSLDELVAPPDGLKHRLLRAATDAEKVAAMRRSLRFMQRAGTAATVEFREGGVDGVHAIREAMDGLDVEAVVLGRETVAAMHEADGFGASGARDADFTAERAATREAGKPFGIHAGERDAADIDPALDLDPTFLVHVVHPEPHHLDRIEHGSVPVVVCPRSNLVTGVGTPPIADLLDRTTVALGTDNVMLNSPSMFREMEFAAKVGGVDARDVLRMATVNGADLVGLDCGLIEVGRPAKLLVLDGDSDNLAGARDPVRAVVRRAGVADVDRVVL; this is translated from the coding sequence ATGCAGATCGAGGGGACCGTCCTCCGCGGTCGCGAGTTCGAACCGGTCGAGGGCCGGGTGGTCGTCGAGGACGGCGACGTCGTCGCCGTGGAGGAGGGAGAGACCGAGAGTGACGCGGTCGTCTGTCCGGCGTTCGTCAACGCCCACACGCACATCGGCGACTCCATCGCCAAGGAGGCCGGCGCCGGCCTGTCGCTCGACGAACTCGTGGCGCCGCCGGACGGCCTCAAACACCGCCTCCTCCGGGCGGCCACCGACGCGGAGAAAGTCGCGGCAATGCGCCGGTCGCTCCGCTTCATGCAGCGAGCGGGGACGGCGGCGACCGTCGAGTTCCGGGAAGGCGGCGTCGACGGCGTCCATGCGATACGGGAGGCGATGGACGGCCTCGACGTCGAGGCCGTCGTCCTCGGCCGGGAGACGGTCGCCGCGATGCACGAGGCGGACGGGTTCGGGGCGAGCGGCGCCCGCGACGCCGACTTCACCGCCGAACGCGCCGCGACCCGCGAGGCCGGCAAACCGTTCGGCATCCACGCCGGCGAGCGCGACGCGGCCGACATCGACCCCGCACTCGACCTCGATCCGACCTTCCTCGTCCACGTCGTCCACCCGGAACCGCACCACCTCGACCGGATCGAACACGGGTCGGTTCCGGTCGTCGTCTGCCCGCGCTCGAACCTCGTCACCGGCGTCGGCACGCCCCCCATCGCCGACCTCCTCGACCGGACGACCGTCGCGCTGGGGACGGACAACGTCATGCTCAACAGCCCCTCGATGTTCCGCGAGATGGAGTTCGCCGCGAAGGTCGGGGGCGTCGACGCCCGCGACGTGTTGCGGATGGCGACGGTCAACGGCGCCGACCTCGTCGGCCTCGACTGCGGCCTGATCGAGGTGGGACGACCGGCGAAACTGCTCGTCCTCGACGGCGACTCCGATAACCTCGCCGGCGCCCGCGACCCGGTTCGGGCGGTGGTCCGCCGGGCCGGCGTGGCCGACGTGGACCGGGTCGTGCTGTAG
- a CDS encoding DUF1028 domain-containing protein, producing MTYSICATQDGVHGVAIATKAPAVGSLAPFLSPNGVVSTQSLVSVPLGVKATRLMDEGASVDDAVGTLVAKDEDAAVRQVHGVDRWGNTVTFSGDDCVDWYGSRERDDFTVAGNMLVGERVVDAVATAFADTDPERPLAERLLAALRAGEEAGGDKRGDHAQSAALKVYHPETPALQDDLRVDDHEDPVSELERIYDVAKADNEEWQAEFPEAVLQRTLE from the coding sequence ATGACGTACTCCATCTGTGCGACACAGGACGGCGTACACGGCGTCGCCATCGCAACCAAGGCCCCGGCGGTCGGCTCGCTGGCCCCGTTTCTCTCGCCGAACGGGGTAGTGAGCACGCAGTCGCTCGTCAGCGTCCCGCTCGGCGTGAAGGCGACCCGCCTCATGGACGAGGGAGCGAGCGTTGACGACGCCGTCGGGACGCTCGTCGCGAAAGACGAGGACGCGGCGGTCCGACAGGTACACGGCGTCGATCGGTGGGGGAACACGGTCACCTTCTCCGGTGACGACTGTGTCGACTGGTACGGCTCCCGCGAGCGGGACGACTTCACCGTCGCGGGCAACATGCTGGTGGGTGAACGGGTCGTCGACGCCGTCGCGACGGCATTCGCGGATACCGACCCCGAACGGCCGCTCGCCGAACGGCTGCTCGCGGCCCTCCGTGCCGGCGAGGAGGCCGGCGGCGACAAGCGCGGTGACCACGCACAGAGCGCGGCGCTCAAAGTCTACCACCCGGAGACGCCGGCGCTGCAGGACGACCTCAGGGTCGACGATCACGAGGATCCCGTCTCGGAACTCGAACGGATCTACGACGTGGCGAAAGCCGACAACGAGGAGTGGCAGGCGGAGTTCCCGGAGGCCGTGCTCCAGCGAACCCTGGAGTAG